A single Candidatus Eremiobacteraceae bacterium DNA region contains:
- a CDS encoding heme-copper oxidase subunit III, which translates to MASHALTLDDAQYEEQRDHRLLGFLFFLISDCIIFSSFIFTYLYLRSAAPVWPPAGVTPADLYMAGVNSIVLFGSGATMHFAMESFKHDKHLRFYWWMMATILLGSMFLGGQAIEYTNLIHENTMWTTSIYGSSFFSLTGLHGFHVLIGVCFLVVVLNQTLSGTYTKTRYFGLTAASLYWHFVDVIWVALFSILYVWR; encoded by the coding sequence ATGGCGAGTCACGCGCTCACACTTGACGACGCGCAGTACGAAGAACAGCGGGATCACCGGCTGCTCGGGTTTCTTTTTTTCCTGATCAGCGACTGCATCATATTTTCGTCGTTCATCTTCACGTATCTGTATTTGCGAAGCGCGGCGCCGGTATGGCCGCCCGCGGGCGTGACACCGGCAGACCTGTACATGGCCGGCGTGAACTCGATCGTGCTGTTCGGAAGCGGTGCCACGATGCACTTCGCGATGGAATCTTTCAAGCACGACAAACATCTGCGATTCTACTGGTGGATGATGGCCACGATCCTGCTCGGTTCGATGTTCTTGGGCGGCCAAGCGATCGAGTATACCAACCTCATCCATGAGAACACCATGTGGACGACGAGCATCTACGGATCCTCGTTCTTCTCACTGACGGGGCTCCACGGTTTCCACGTTTTGATCGGCGTCTGCTTCCTCGTCGTGGTGCTGAACCAGACGCTCTCGGGCACGTACACGAAGACTCGCTATTTCGGTCTCACCGCGGCGTCGCTGTATTGGCACTTCGTCGACGTGATCTGGGTGGCGTTGTTCAGCATACTCTACGTGTGGCGCTAA
- a CDS encoding SCO family protein: MSTMVKFGAGRETPRECATSRPGGLAAFALASFVAATGISLPAFAAPPNPFSLPPERVLGRGDLIPDTSLVDQTGAHRSLRDFRGDTLVIGFIYTSCKDECPLVTAKFSALESRLPQAGFHLIEVTVDPERDTPRVLAAYAKTHHVDAARWTLLTGSATAIALFERALGVSAIDDGRGTIVHNDRTIIVDGQGTIADVIDEAGWTPDDIASDARNVAGLAANPLDRMDLALGQAVAYVCGGVVNGRTGLTDLVAVIAIFGLSAWAMVWVSRKFFTTGS, from the coding sequence ATGTCCACGATGGTAAAATTCGGGGCGGGACGCGAGACTCCCCGGGAGTGCGCTACGTCCCGTCCAGGCGGCCTGGCGGCATTTGCGCTCGCATCGTTCGTCGCCGCTACGGGCATTTCACTGCCGGCTTTCGCGGCGCCGCCGAATCCGTTCAGCTTACCGCCCGAGCGCGTGCTCGGTCGCGGGGATCTCATCCCCGACACGTCGCTCGTCGACCAGACCGGCGCTCATCGCTCGCTCAGAGATTTTCGCGGCGATACGCTCGTGATCGGTTTCATCTACACGAGCTGCAAAGACGAGTGTCCGCTCGTCACCGCTAAGTTCAGCGCCCTCGAATCGCGTTTGCCGCAAGCGGGCTTTCATCTCATCGAAGTCACGGTCGATCCGGAGCGGGATACGCCCCGCGTCCTGGCGGCGTACGCGAAGACGCACCACGTCGACGCCGCGCGCTGGACGCTCTTGACCGGCAGCGCGACGGCGATCGCACTTTTCGAGCGCGCGCTCGGCGTTTCGGCGATCGACGACGGCCGTGGGACGATCGTGCACAACGATCGCACGATTATCGTCGACGGACAAGGGACTATCGCGGACGTCATAGATGAAGCGGGATGGACGCCGGACGACATCGCTTCGGACGCACGCAACGTCGCCGGCCTGGCGGCGAACCCGCTGGATCGAATGGATTTAGCGCTTGGCCAAGCTGTCGCATACGTCTGCGGCGGGGTCGTCAACGGGAGAACCGGTCTTACGGACCTCGTCGCCGTGATCGCGATCTTCGGCCTGTCCGCCTGGGCGATGGTCTGGGTTTCGCGCAAGTTCTTTACCACCGGATCTTAA
- a CDS encoding carboxypeptidase-like regulatory domain-containing protein, translating into MIGQKIVGTALVAACLAAAACGTGPGPVGQGNYGTIFGTVTNASNGKPIQGAIVTVSVVVSVPTDANGQYRITNVPVDSPGVDETVAVTQATGFQLPAPKSVHVLAGQQYEADFQLQPSP; encoded by the coding sequence TTGATAGGTCAGAAAATTGTCGGTACGGCTCTCGTCGCGGCGTGCCTCGCCGCAGCCGCGTGCGGCACGGGGCCCGGTCCGGTCGGCCAAGGCAATTACGGTACCATTTTCGGAACGGTGACGAACGCTTCGAACGGTAAGCCTATCCAAGGCGCGATCGTCACGGTTTCCGTGGTCGTCTCCGTGCCGACAGACGCGAACGGCCAGTATCGGATCACGAACGTTCCCGTCGATTCGCCGGGTGTCGATGAGACGGTAGCGGTGACCCAGGCGACGGGCTTCCAGCTGCCTGCTCCCAAGTCGGTTCACGTCCTCGCCGGCCAGCAATACGAGGCAGATTTCCAGCTCCAACCCTCTCCGTGA
- a CDS encoding IclR family transcriptional regulator, whose product MALSSGDIPAGAKQRGESKVNSVDRALVILEYLGTQTKEIGVRELGQAIGLSKSSVHRILQTLRARGFVKWNPDNARYSLGMRAFEVGCGILRSMEAHTVAKPHLEQLVNALGETAFLGVLDDAELVYIDKIDGRRSVRMYADIGARRPLHCTGIGKALLAHLERADVDRILAAKPLARYTKNTITDPDLLRQELEKIRRQGYAEDNEEIEEGLYCAGAPLFNYSGRPVAAISVSVPKIGAQNVQRDRIVKHVVQAAQEISAKLGYTGRPKTSTIG is encoded by the coding sequence GTGGCGTTATCTTCCGGCGATATCCCCGCTGGCGCGAAGCAGCGTGGTGAATCCAAGGTCAACTCGGTCGACCGCGCCCTCGTCATCCTGGAGTACTTGGGGACGCAGACCAAGGAGATCGGCGTCCGGGAACTCGGGCAAGCAATCGGTCTCTCAAAGAGCAGCGTCCACCGCATTCTGCAGACCCTCCGCGCACGAGGCTTTGTCAAATGGAATCCCGACAACGCTCGGTATTCGCTCGGCATGCGCGCGTTCGAGGTCGGCTGCGGTATCCTGCGATCGATGGAAGCCCATACGGTGGCGAAACCGCATCTCGAGCAGCTCGTCAACGCGCTCGGTGAGACGGCGTTCTTGGGCGTTTTGGACGACGCTGAATTGGTCTACATCGACAAGATCGACGGCCGGCGGTCGGTGCGGATGTACGCCGACATCGGCGCGCGGCGTCCGTTGCACTGCACGGGCATCGGCAAAGCGCTGCTCGCCCATTTGGAGCGCGCGGACGTGGATCGGATCCTCGCTGCAAAGCCCCTCGCTCGATACACGAAGAACACGATAACCGACCCGGATCTGCTGCGCCAAGAGTTGGAGAAGATCCGCCGGCAGGGCTACGCCGAAGACAACGAAGAGATAGAAGAAGGTCTCTACTGCGCCGGCGCGCCGCTCTTCAATTATTCGGGCCGGCCGGTGGCAGCCATCTCCGTATCCGTGCCGAAGATCGGCGCACAGAACGTGCAGCGCGATCGCATCGTCAAGCACGTCGTTCAAGCAGCGCAAGAGATCTCCGCAAAGCTTGGCTACACGGGCAGACCGAAGACGTCCACAATCGGCTGA
- a CDS encoding glycerate kinase, which yields MRIVIAPDKFKGSLTAREAGNAMARGLARAFPGATIDVVPVADGGDGTAQALVDALGGNFVESTVRGPDGKDVRAAYGALPDGRAVVELARASGLALVAQGKNDALQASTFGTGQLIAAALEGGCKRLILAIGGSATTDGGAGALAALGARFLDASGKEIGSGGAALTKLETIQTTELDQRLKDVEILIASDVDNPLLGRRGAAAVFAPQKGASPADVAALEGALTKFADVVERHTGARMRDVPGAGAAGGIGFGFLALAGARLQPGADLVLDAINFAGRVAGADLVITGEGRIDRQTLEGKAPYAVARAAGKRHIPAVAIAGSLDCSAADLAELGLATAMSIVVAPITLEEALVRAAPLAEDAAERLGRAIALTL from the coding sequence ATGCGCATCGTCATCGCTCCGGATAAATTCAAAGGTTCGCTAACCGCTCGCGAAGCCGGCAACGCGATGGCGCGCGGTCTCGCGCGCGCGTTCCCGGGCGCGACTATCGATGTCGTGCCGGTCGCCGACGGCGGAGATGGCACCGCGCAGGCGCTTGTTGATGCGCTCGGCGGGAACTTCGTCGAGTCGACGGTCCGCGGCCCGGACGGAAAGGATGTCCGCGCGGCATACGGTGCGCTGCCGGACGGCCGGGCAGTCGTCGAACTGGCGCGCGCAAGCGGCCTCGCGCTCGTGGCACAAGGCAAGAACGATGCGCTTCAGGCGAGCACATTTGGCACGGGGCAGCTGATCGCAGCAGCGTTGGAGGGCGGCTGCAAGCGGCTGATCCTCGCGATCGGCGGTTCTGCGACGACTGACGGAGGAGCCGGCGCGCTCGCCGCGCTGGGAGCGCGTTTCCTCGACGCGAGCGGCAAGGAAATCGGTTCGGGAGGCGCCGCGCTGACGAAGCTGGAGACGATTCAGACGACCGAGCTCGATCAACGGTTGAAGGATGTCGAGATCCTCATCGCCTCAGATGTCGACAACCCGCTTCTGGGCAGGCGGGGCGCGGCCGCAGTCTTTGCGCCGCAGAAGGGCGCGAGTCCGGCCGATGTCGCGGCGCTGGAGGGCGCGCTCACGAAGTTCGCAGACGTCGTCGAGCGCCATACCGGTGCCCGCATGCGCGATGTGCCGGGTGCGGGCGCAGCCGGCGGCATCGGCTTCGGATTCTTGGCGCTTGCCGGCGCGCGGCTGCAGCCGGGCGCGGATCTTGTCCTGGATGCCATCAATTTTGCCGGACGAGTCGCCGGCGCAGACCTCGTGATCACAGGCGAAGGGCGGATCGACCGGCAGACGCTCGAAGGGAAGGCGCCCTACGCGGTTGCGAGAGCCGCCGGCAAGCGGCACATCCCGGCGGTTGCCATCGCCGGATCTCTCGACTGTTCGGCGGCAGATCTCGCGGAACTCGGCCTCGCGACGGCGATGAGCATCGTCGTGGCTCCGATCACCTTGGAGGAGGCGTTGGTGCGTGCCGCGCCGCTGGCGGAAGATGCCGCCGAGCGTTTGGGCCGTGCGATCGCCCTGACGCTATAA
- a CDS encoding gluconeogenesis factor YvcK family protein: MQKSKASAALGRFGRWLSPGMKLKRWLILAIIGGFFFLDGFGRVLNAHFYNFHINETIDQVLLPWLGGPALQWIFMCIGIVLVYYGLRQWMRSIVAALSPEAGTRLIETIYEARRLDRGLRIAVVGGGTGLSTVLRGLKPYTSNLSAIVTVTDDGGSSGRLRQELGVLPPGDIRNCLVALADSESMMADLFQYRFHEGDGLSGHSFGNLFIAAMCGIAGDFDRAIKESSRVLAIKGRVLPATLANVGLEADLDDGTTVRGESSISRATARIQRVRLVPAGCTGLPEAIQAIEDADAIILGPGSLYTSVMPNLLVQGITEAIVASSAVKVYVCNIMTQPGETDGMTASEHVNTLLRGTHARLVDYALVNVQQPHKLARAYERERAFAVSPDFDAIAPLGVTPVPGRFLSETHVLRHDPERLGRAIVKLINDVHGASMNGWIEGRQKPGNAEIGL, encoded by the coding sequence ATGCAAAAGAGTAAGGCATCCGCAGCTCTAGGCCGGTTCGGTCGCTGGCTCTCGCCGGGCATGAAGCTCAAGCGCTGGCTCATACTGGCGATCATCGGCGGCTTCTTCTTTCTCGACGGATTTGGACGCGTCCTAAATGCCCACTTCTACAACTTTCACATCAATGAGACGATCGACCAAGTGCTGCTGCCGTGGCTCGGCGGCCCCGCACTGCAGTGGATCTTCATGTGCATCGGCATCGTGCTTGTCTACTACGGCCTGCGGCAATGGATGCGCTCCATCGTCGCCGCGCTCTCGCCCGAAGCCGGTACGCGTCTCATCGAGACTATCTATGAGGCACGCAGATTGGACCGCGGCCTTCGGATAGCGGTGGTGGGCGGAGGAACCGGTCTCTCGACCGTGCTCCGCGGCCTGAAACCGTACACGTCGAATCTCTCGGCGATCGTCACTGTGACCGACGACGGCGGCTCGAGCGGGCGCTTGCGCCAGGAACTGGGCGTCTTGCCGCCCGGCGATATCCGAAACTGCCTCGTGGCGCTCGCCGACAGCGAATCGATGATGGCCGATCTCTTCCAATACCGTTTCCACGAGGGCGACGGATTGTCGGGCCACTCGTTCGGCAATCTCTTCATCGCCGCCATGTGCGGTATCGCCGGCGATTTCGATCGCGCGATCAAAGAGAGCAGCCGCGTATTGGCGATCAAAGGGCGCGTTCTACCGGCAACACTTGCCAACGTGGGGCTTGAAGCCGATCTCGACGATGGCACCACAGTGCGCGGCGAGTCGTCGATATCTAGGGCGACCGCTCGAATCCAGCGAGTCCGCCTCGTTCCAGCCGGGTGCACCGGACTGCCGGAGGCGATCCAAGCGATCGAAGACGCGGATGCGATCATCCTCGGCCCGGGCAGTCTCTACACGAGCGTCATGCCGAACTTGCTGGTGCAGGGCATCACGGAAGCGATCGTCGCGTCCTCGGCTGTGAAAGTCTACGTCTGCAACATCATGACGCAGCCCGGAGAGACCGACGGCATGACGGCGAGCGAGCACGTCAATACGCTTTTGCGGGGGACTCACGCACGACTCGTCGACTATGCGCTTGTCAACGTCCAGCAGCCGCATAAGCTTGCGCGCGCGTACGAACGCGAGCGCGCTTTTGCCGTCTCGCCGGACTTCGATGCGATCGCGCCGCTCGGGGTCACGCCCGTGCCGGGAAGATTCCTGTCAGAGACTCACGTGCTGCGTCACGATCCCGAACGTCTCGGGCGCGCTATCGTCAAGCTGATCAACGACGTCCACGGCGCCTCGATGAACGGCTGGATCGAAGGCAGACAGAAGCCCGGCAACGCCGAGATCGGCTTATAG
- the rapZ gene encoding RNase adapter RapZ — protein sequence MTHTQAPATQFVIVTGLSGAGKSQAAKCLEDLGYFCVDNLPPGLIPKFAELVGGSRGLRKAALVLDIRGEEIFGDLLGQLQLLKDNGVGYRLIFLDASDEVLVRRFSETRRKHPLADGGRLIDSIIHERTELKPVRDAADVIIDTSALTLSALKEKLGHAVAGSTGEGSMTVSVVAFGFKHGVPLDADLVFDVRFLPNPNYVNELQPLDGTHPKVIAFLADVEEVRDFKRELYRFVDFLLPRFIREGKAHLTIAIGCTGGRHRSVYLANELVAHLSQAGIQAFVERRDAKE from the coding sequence GTGACACACACACAGGCGCCGGCGACGCAGTTCGTCATCGTCACGGGCCTCTCGGGAGCGGGCAAGAGCCAGGCCGCGAAGTGCCTCGAAGATCTCGGATATTTCTGCGTTGACAACTTGCCGCCTGGATTGATCCCGAAGTTCGCCGAGCTTGTCGGCGGCAGCCGGGGTCTGCGCAAGGCCGCGCTCGTGCTCGATATCCGCGGCGAAGAGATCTTCGGCGATCTCCTCGGCCAGCTTCAGCTGCTGAAGGATAACGGCGTCGGATACCGCCTCATCTTCCTCGATGCAAGCGATGAAGTGCTCGTGCGGCGATTTTCGGAGACGCGCCGGAAACATCCGTTGGCCGACGGCGGCCGCCTCATCGATAGCATCATCCATGAGCGCACGGAACTAAAACCGGTACGCGATGCGGCGGATGTCATCATCGACACGTCCGCGCTGACGCTCTCGGCCCTCAAAGAAAAACTCGGTCACGCGGTTGCCGGTTCGACCGGCGAGGGCTCGATGACCGTCTCCGTCGTCGCCTTCGGCTTCAAGCACGGCGTCCCGCTCGATGCGGATCTCGTCTTCGACGTGCGCTTTCTTCCGAATCCGAACTATGTCAATGAACTTCAGCCGCTCGATGGAACGCACCCGAAGGTGATAGCGTTCTTAGCGGACGTCGAAGAGGTGCGCGATTTCAAGCGCGAGCTCTACCGCTTTGTCGACTTTCTCCTGCCTCGTTTCATCCGCGAAGGAAAAGCGCATCTGACCATCGCCATCGGCTGCACGGGCGGACGACATCGTTCTGTCTACCTCGCCAATGAACTCGTCGCGCACCTGAGCCAGGCCGGAATCCAAGCGTTCGTGGAGCGGCGCGATGCAAAAGAGTAA
- a CDS encoding DUF2203 domain-containing protein, producing MKVFRLDEATALLDVVRPLVDELICMRRDAAIKLLEAQTAKTMVSDATGAHRASLQERQAHELQAALVALIERIESHGCIVKDVGMGLLDFPALRSGQLVNLCWKAGEQSITFWHGVDEGFAARKPISRRRR from the coding sequence GTGAAGGTTTTCCGGTTGGACGAGGCCACGGCGCTCCTCGACGTCGTGCGGCCTCTGGTCGACGAGCTGATCTGCATGCGGCGCGACGCCGCGATCAAATTGCTAGAGGCGCAGACGGCGAAGACGATGGTTTCGGATGCGACGGGTGCGCATCGCGCTTCGCTGCAAGAACGTCAAGCGCATGAATTGCAAGCCGCGCTCGTCGCGCTCATCGAACGGATCGAGTCGCATGGCTGCATCGTCAAAGATGTGGGGATGGGTCTGCTCGATTTTCCGGCGCTGCGCAGCGGTCAGCTCGTGAACCTGTGTTGGAAAGCCGGCGAACAATCCATCACGTTTTGGCACGGCGTCGATGAAGGATTCGCCGCCCGCAAACCCATCTCTCGCCGCCGCCGCTAG